A genomic window from Phormidium ambiguum IAM M-71 includes:
- a CDS encoding TM0106 family RecB-like putative nuclease, with amino-acid sequence MLLTAELLLHYQRCHRRAFLELYGNKQEQDPPNDFQLKLQRDRLTHQKTVLGEQTYHRPDYPEKDWQAGAQATLSLMRQGVERIYKGVLIAEVDQNPLTSNESATPITLLSFPDLLVKHPGNSIFGNWCYVPVQIELGKRPKQEYKITAAFHAFVLTTVQGVQPPVAWLNLRERKPYLVHLENWLLQMQKICQECSQTLQQNEIPELFISRQKCNLCHWYSFCYNQAKSQEHLSLLPGVTPNRYSYLQQMNINTVESLAKAEFTQLETFFGQEITEQLLRQSQAKLNNQVLFNTNSPVKLPTSDIELYFDIESQPEIDFAYLLGVLVVDKKAQSESFYPLLGEDFSEEMATWQQFLNLVWDYRQAPIFHFCDYEVFMIKELAKRYKTPNHLWQPLLNRLVDVHEKVTQAVTLPTESYSLKAIARWLGFNWRNPLASGSQAICWYDEWLKTGDRTFLEKIVIYNQDDCLATYLVKDWLAKTLEENHTP; translated from the coding sequence ATGCTCCTAACTGCTGAACTGCTGCTGCATTACCAACGCTGTCATCGACGGGCGTTTCTTGAGCTTTATGGAAACAAGCAAGAACAAGACCCACCAAATGATTTTCAGCTAAAACTACAACGCGATCGTCTAACACATCAAAAAACTGTTCTGGGCGAACAAACATACCACAGACCAGACTACCCGGAAAAAGATTGGCAAGCTGGTGCACAGGCTACTTTATCATTAATGCGTCAGGGTGTCGAGAGAATTTACAAAGGAGTTTTAATTGCAGAGGTAGACCAAAATCCTCTTACCAGCAATGAGTCTGCAACACCCATTACCCTGCTAAGTTTCCCAGATTTATTAGTCAAACACCCAGGAAATTCAATTTTTGGCAATTGGTGTTATGTTCCTGTGCAAATTGAATTAGGAAAACGCCCCAAGCAAGAATATAAAATTACCGCTGCCTTTCACGCTTTTGTTTTAACTACAGTACAAGGAGTACAACCGCCTGTTGCTTGGTTAAATTTACGGGAAAGAAAACCTTATTTAGTGCATTTGGAAAATTGGCTACTGCAAATGCAGAAAATTTGCCAAGAATGTAGTCAAACTTTACAACAGAACGAAATTCCCGAACTATTCATTTCCCGACAAAAATGCAATCTTTGTCATTGGTATAGTTTTTGTTATAACCAAGCAAAATCTCAAGAACATCTTTCACTTTTACCAGGTGTGACTCCCAATCGCTACAGCTATTTACAACAGATGAATATTAATACAGTTGAATCTTTAGCTAAAGCTGAATTTACTCAATTAGAAACATTTTTTGGTCAGGAAATTACCGAACAATTGTTACGACAATCCCAAGCAAAATTAAATAATCAAGTACTTTTTAATACAAATTCACCTGTAAAATTACCAACTTCAGATATAGAGCTTTATTTTGATATTGAATCTCAACCAGAAATAGATTTTGCTTATCTATTAGGAGTTTTGGTGGTAGATAAAAAAGCTCAAAGTGAGAGTTTTTATCCTTTATTAGGAGAGGATTTTTCTGAAGAAATGGCAACTTGGCAGCAATTTTTAAATTTGGTTTGGGATTATCGACAAGCGCCAATTTTTCATTTTTGTGATTATGAAGTATTTATGATTAAAGAATTAGCTAAACGTTATAAAACACCGAATCATTTATGGCAACCTTTGTTAAATCGTTTGGTTGATGTCCATGAAAAAGTCACCCAAGCAGTAACTTTGCCAACCGAAAGTTATTCATTAAAAGCGATCGCACGTTGGCTAGGTTTTAATTGGCGCAATCCTTTAGCTAGTGGTTCCCAAGCAATTTGTTGGTATGATGAATGGTTGAAGACTGGCGATCGTACTTTTTTAGAGAAGATTGTTATCTACAACCAAGATGATTGTCTCGCAACATATTTAGTTAAAGATTGGTTAGCTAAAACTCTAGAAGAAAACCACACCCCTTAA
- a CDS encoding class I SAM-dependent methyltransferase, translating to MTIAKNTIWERFLAPLIRPLINEQELQSFYKSVDWEAEADRFRQPDLEYPEYYSSQNFHGVKGGYLNPGASVSYDPVTQYVLPPNETWIRQGVVDRIGGKPRRILDLGCGTGSTTVLLKQAFPEAEVIGLDLSPYMLFMADRKAKQAGLRIQWRHGNAEHAGFPNASFDVVTASLLFHETPPEVSKAILREAFRLLVPGGQVLILDGNQKTLRHTEWLTEVFEEPYIKAYAAGNVDAWMGAAGFEAVETQEHWWVNQISRGIKPIPGMEINAKTPFFQQLSNDLPVIPAPAFDTL from the coding sequence ATGACGATCGCAAAAAACACAATTTGGGAACGCTTTTTAGCGCCGTTAATTCGTCCGTTAATTAATGAACAGGAACTACAGAGTTTTTATAAAAGTGTAGATTGGGAAGCAGAAGCCGATCGCTTCCGCCAACCAGATTTAGAATATCCCGAATATTACAGCAGCCAGAACTTTCACGGCGTTAAAGGCGGATACCTCAACCCTGGCGCTTCCGTTTCCTACGATCCTGTGACGCAGTATGTTTTACCACCGAATGAAACTTGGATCAGACAGGGAGTAGTCGATCGCATTGGCGGAAAACCCCGACGCATTTTAGACTTAGGTTGCGGAACAGGTTCCACAACAGTTTTACTCAAACAAGCATTTCCCGAAGCCGAAGTCATCGGTTTAGACTTATCGCCTTATATGCTATTTATGGCCGATCGCAAAGCCAAACAAGCCGGACTGCGGATTCAATGGCGACATGGAAACGCCGAACACGCAGGTTTTCCCAACGCTTCCTTCGATGTAGTAACAGCATCTTTACTATTTCACGAAACTCCCCCAGAAGTTTCAAAAGCGATTTTGCGAGAAGCTTTCCGCCTCTTAGTTCCCGGAGGACAAGTTTTAATTCTCGATGGAAATCAGAAAACCCTGCGTCATACCGAATGGTTGACTGAAGTTTTTGAAGAACCTTACATTAAAGCTTATGCAGCGGGAAACGTTGACGCTTGGATGGGTGCAGCGGGTTTTGAAGCAGTCGAAACACAAGAGCATTGGTGGGTGAATCAAATTAGTCGAGGTATAAAACCTATCCCAGGTATGGAAATCAATGCTAAAACCCCTTTCTTCCAGCAATTAAGCAATGATTTGCCAGTAATTCCCGCACCAGCTTTTGATACTCTATAG
- a CDS encoding HAD family hydrolase → MGLKAVLFDFNGIIINDEPIHEQLIEQILIAENLRPKRGEFRQICLGRSDRVCLKELFSRRGRVLTEGYLNQLISRKAQAYQERIAEMPELPIYPGLEDFILKLRTANLKIGVVTGALRSEVQLVLNRANLVKYFSVITSGDDLTVSKPEPDGYLLAIEQLNQEFKNLNLQASECLAIEDSPAGITAAKRAGMQVLGVANTYPFHIIQRQANWTVDYFRDLELERLQQVFSGEKFQSTVT, encoded by the coding sequence ATGGGTCTTAAGGCAGTTTTGTTTGATTTTAACGGTATCATCATCAACGATGAGCCGATTCATGAGCAACTGATTGAGCAGATTTTAATTGCAGAAAATCTGCGACCGAAACGGGGTGAGTTTCGGCAAATTTGCTTGGGAAGAAGCGATCGCGTTTGCTTAAAAGAGCTTTTCTCCCGTCGCGGTCGAGTACTTACGGAAGGTTACCTCAATCAGCTAATTTCCCGCAAAGCGCAAGCTTACCAAGAACGCATCGCCGAAATGCCAGAATTGCCCATTTATCCAGGGCTAGAAGACTTTATTCTTAAATTACGAACAGCTAATCTGAAAATTGGTGTGGTGACAGGGGCGCTGCGATCGGAAGTTCAATTAGTATTAAATCGAGCTAATTTGGTAAAATACTTTTCGGTAATTACTTCCGGCGATGATTTAACAGTCAGTAAGCCAGAACCAGATGGCTATTTACTGGCAATAGAACAATTAAACCAAGAATTTAAAAATCTTAACCTGCAAGCCTCAGAATGTTTAGCAATTGAAGATAGTCCCGCCGGAATTACCGCCGCCAAGCGTGCGGGAATGCAGGTGCTAGGAGTAGCAAATACTTATCCATTCCACATTATCCAGCGTCAAGCAAATTGGACAGTCGATTATTTTAGGGATTTGGAATTGGAACGTCTCCAGCAGGTATTTTCTGGGGAAAAATTTCAATCAACCGTCACGTAA
- a CDS encoding amino acid ABC transporter substrate-binding protein, with translation MLKWCCRILITIPILLTLISCSGQSRKAVVSQDASAKPQVKSRLDTIKNRGKLICGVSGELPGFSFVRADGRYAGLDVDICRAIAAAIFNNPNAVQFRNLNAKERFTAVQTGEVDVLSRNTTWTLGRDTSVRMEFAPVIFYDGQGMMVRKNSGLKKLEDLKGKPICTQTGTTNEQNLADQMRRRGLPYQPVVFEDVNTAYTAYAEGRCDAVTSDRSQLLSRRTALPKPQDHEILSVVMSKEPLAPAVVEGDARWANIVRWVVYTLIEAEELGVNSKNVTQLTSSKDPLFRRFLGVEGSLGKGLGLTNDFTVRIIKSVGNYGEIYNRNLGPNTALKLDRGPNNLWTKNGLLYAPPFR, from the coding sequence ATGCTTAAATGGTGTTGCCGGATACTAATCACAATACCAATACTCTTGACCCTAATTAGTTGTAGTGGGCAATCAAGAAAAGCTGTCGTTTCTCAAGATGCGAGTGCTAAACCACAGGTTAAAAGTCGTTTAGATACGATCAAAAATCGTGGCAAATTAATATGCGGTGTTAGTGGAGAATTACCAGGTTTTAGTTTTGTACGCGCAGATGGTAGATATGCTGGATTAGATGTAGATATTTGTCGAGCGATCGCAGCTGCAATATTTAACAATCCTAACGCCGTTCAATTCCGTAACTTAAATGCCAAAGAAAGATTTACCGCCGTTCAAACAGGAGAAGTCGATGTTCTCAGTCGTAACACTACTTGGACTTTGGGAAGAGATACTTCTGTAAGAATGGAATTTGCACCCGTAATTTTTTACGACGGACAAGGCATGATGGTGCGAAAAAATAGTGGCTTGAAAAAACTCGAAGATTTGAAAGGCAAACCAATTTGTACTCAAACAGGTACAACTAACGAACAAAATCTTGCCGATCAAATGCGTCGTCGCGGACTACCTTATCAACCTGTAGTTTTTGAAGATGTAAATACAGCTTATACTGCTTATGCAGAAGGTCGTTGTGATGCTGTAACTTCCGATCGATCGCAGTTACTTTCCCGCCGCACAGCATTACCCAAACCCCAAGATCACGAAATCTTAAGTGTGGTAATGTCGAAAGAACCATTAGCACCCGCAGTCGTCGAAGGTGACGCTCGTTGGGCGAACATTGTCAGATGGGTAGTTTACACCTTAATCGAAGCCGAAGAATTAGGTGTAAATTCTAAAAACGTGACTCAATTAACCAGTAGTAAAGACCCTCTATTCCGCAGGTTTTTAGGAGTAGAAGGAAGTTTGGGTAAAGGTCTAGGTTTAACTAATGATTTTACGGTAAGAATCATCAAATCTGTAGGTAACTACGGAGAAATTTATAACCGTAATTTAGGGCCAAATACAGCTTTGAAGTTAGACCGAGGGCCAAATAACCTGT